In the Gloeomargarita sp. SKYB120 genome, one interval contains:
- a CDS encoding photosystem II D2 protein (photosystem q(a) protein): ALNLRAYDFVSQELRAAEDPEFETFYTKNILLNEGIRAWMAPMDQPHENFVFPEEVLPRGNAL; this comes from the coding sequence GGCGCTAAACCTGCGGGCCTATGACTTCGTGTCCCAAGAGCTGCGGGCAGCGGAAGACCCCGAATTTGAAACCTTCTATACCAAGAACATCTTGTTGAACGAAGGCATCCGGGCTTGGATGGCCCCCATGGACCAACCGCACGAGAACTTTGTGTTCCCCGAGGAGGTATTGCCCCGTGGAAACGCTCTATAG
- the psbC gene encoding photosystem II reaction center protein CP43: protein METLYSPGFVVGGRDQESTGYAWWAGNARLIELSGKLLGAHVAHAGLIVFWTGAMTLFELAHFNPNQPMYEQGLILLPHLATLGYGVGPGGEVVDTTPYFVTGVLHLVSSAVLGFGGLYHALVGPDTLEQSFPFFGYDWRDKNKMTTILGIHLILLGLGALLLVVKAMFLGGVYDTWAPGGGDVRVITNPTLDPRVIFGYVLRSPFGGAGSIVGVDNMEDVIGGHIWVGFLCIAGGIWHILTTPFGWARRALIWSGEAYLSYSLGALSLMGFIASFMVWYNNTVYPSEFYGPTGAEASQAQALTFLIRDQKLGANIASAQGPTGLGKYLMRSPTGEIIFGGETMRFWDFRGPWLEPLRGPNGLDLNKLKNDIQPWQERRAAEYMTHAPLGSINSVGGVATEINSVNYVSPRAWLAASHFILAFFMLIGHLWHAGRARAAAAGFEKGIDRKAEPVFSMKPLD from the coding sequence GTGGAAACGCTCTATAGTCCTGGATTTGTCGTCGGTGGCCGGGATCAGGAGTCCACTGGTTATGCCTGGTGGGCAGGCAATGCCCGGCTCATTGAACTGTCTGGCAAGTTACTGGGGGCGCACGTGGCCCATGCAGGGTTGATCGTCTTCTGGACGGGAGCGATGACCCTGTTTGAACTGGCCCACTTCAACCCCAACCAACCGATGTACGAGCAGGGGTTGATCCTGCTGCCCCACCTGGCGACGTTGGGGTACGGGGTTGGCCCCGGTGGTGAAGTGGTGGATACCACGCCCTACTTTGTGACAGGGGTACTCCACCTCGTCTCTTCAGCGGTGCTGGGCTTTGGCGGCCTGTACCACGCGCTGGTTGGGCCGGATACCCTGGAGCAATCCTTCCCCTTCTTTGGCTACGACTGGCGCGACAAGAACAAGATGACTACCATCCTGGGGATTCACCTGATCCTGCTGGGGTTGGGTGCCCTGTTGCTGGTGGTCAAAGCCATGTTCCTAGGGGGTGTGTATGACACCTGGGCGCCCGGCGGTGGCGATGTGCGGGTGATTACTAACCCAACGCTGGACCCGCGGGTGATTTTTGGCTATGTGCTGCGGTCACCCTTTGGGGGCGCCGGCTCGATTGTGGGGGTGGACAACATGGAAGATGTGATTGGCGGCCACATCTGGGTCGGCTTCCTGTGCATTGCTGGCGGGATTTGGCACATCCTGACCACCCCGTTTGGCTGGGCGCGGCGGGCCTTGATTTGGTCTGGGGAAGCCTACCTGTCCTACAGCCTGGGTGCCCTATCCCTGATGGGCTTCATCGCCTCGTTCATGGTCTGGTACAACAACACGGTCTATCCCAGCGAGTTCTACGGTCCGACGGGGGCAGAAGCATCCCAAGCGCAGGCCCTGACCTTCTTGATTCGGGACCAGAAGCTGGGGGCGAATATTGCATCGGCGCAGGGTCCGACCGGTCTTGGGAAGTACCTGATGCGCTCGCCTACCGGGGAAATCATCTTCGGGGGTGAAACGATGCGGTTCTGGGACTTCCGTGGCCCCTGGTTGGAACCGCTGCGGGGACCGAACGGCTTGGACCTGAACAAGCTGAAAAATGACATTCAACCCTGGCAAGAACGGCGGGCTGCCGAATATATGACCCATGCGCCTCTGGGTTCGATCAACTCGGTGGGTGGGGTGGCGACCGAAATCAACTCGGTGAACTACGTGTCGCCACGAGCCTGGTTGGCCGCCTCCCACTTCATCCTGGCCTTCTTCATGTTGATCGGGCACCTATGGCATGCAGGTCGGGCGCGGGCGGCGGCTGCCGGTTTTGAAAAGGGCATCGACCGCAAAGCCGAGCCAGTGTTCTCGATGAAACCGCTGGACTAG
- a CDS encoding NAD(P)/FAD-dependent oxidoreductase has translation MKLNSQNLHERLDTCYDAIIAGGGMGGLSAAIYLARYGLKCLVIEKGKGRSLWMQELRNYVGLDPTTPGREVLRHATNMALHWGADYLRGFVDGVTDCGDHFEVQVKIGKTNPKFATFRGTYLIAATGIIDILPQLDDMQNVYEFAGYTLHVCMICDGFDMWDQKAILIAGKESQIEAAFVLSWFTPYITVLTHGLFPVSDEMKARLKACGYPLIETPIARFLGENHQLQGVEFVDGTRIECTTGLINMGAKYYNHYLKNIPELTWDGENLVTDEFCQTTHPRIFAVGDLKKGLNQVAIAVADGCLAATKIWRNIRRSRPPRVWAEHLPATAQ, from the coding sequence ATGAAACTCAACAGCCAGAATCTCCACGAGCGCTTGGACACCTGCTACGACGCCATCATTGCCGGCGGCGGCATGGGGGGTCTTTCGGCGGCCATTTACCTAGCTCGCTACGGTTTGAAATGCTTGGTGATTGAAAAGGGCAAAGGGCGCTCCCTGTGGATGCAAGAATTGCGCAATTATGTGGGTTTAGACCCGACTACACCAGGACGGGAAGTTCTCCGTCACGCCACTAACATGGCCCTGCACTGGGGAGCCGATTACCTGCGGGGATTTGTGGACGGGGTGACTGACTGCGGCGACCATTTTGAGGTGCAGGTCAAGATCGGCAAAACCAACCCTAAGTTTGCCACCTTTAGGGGAACCTATCTCATTGCTGCTACGGGGATTATTGACATCTTGCCCCAGTTAGACGATATGCAAAATGTTTACGAATTTGCGGGCTACACGTTGCACGTGTGCATGATTTGCGATGGGTTTGATATGTGGGACCAGAAGGCCATCCTGATTGCTGGCAAAGAGTCCCAAATCGAAGCGGCATTTGTGCTCAGTTGGTTTACGCCCTATATCACGGTGTTAACCCACGGGTTATTTCCCGTCAGCGATGAAATGAAAGCACGGTTGAAAGCCTGCGGCTATCCCCTGATTGAAACGCCAATTGCCCGTTTTCTGGGGGAAAACCACCAGTTGCAGGGGGTGGAATTCGTAGATGGCACCCGCATTGAATGCACCACTGGCTTAATCAATATGGGTGCGAAGTACTACAACCATTACCTTAAAAACATTCCTGAACTGACCTGGGATGGGGAAAACCTGGTGACGGACGAATTTTGCCAGACCACTCACCCTCGCATCTTTGCCGTGGGCGACCTGAAAAAGGGTCTCAACCAGGTGGCAATTGCGGTGGCGGATGGATGCCTGGCGGCTACGAAAATCTGGCGCAATATCCGGCGCTCGCGTCCCCCGCGCGTCTGGGCTGAGCATCTACCGGCAACGGCCCAATAA
- a CDS encoding redoxin family protein produces the protein MALGERVPEVVFKLRVRDESLGGPNPFHWRDVTTQEIFAGKKVALFAVPGAFTPTCSSRRWPCYEELYDEFRALGIDEVICLSVNDAFVMNQWGHKVFLLPDGSRELARKDNFGFGMRSWRYAMYVNDGVTFSDDCPLDPLEVSDADTMLSPVLR, from the coding sequence ATGGCCTTAGGGGAGCGAGTTCCCGAGGTGGTGTTTAAGCTGCGGGTGCGGGATGAATCCTTGGGCGGTCCCAACCCGTTTCACTGGCGGGATGTGACGACCCAGGAGATTTTTGCAGGTAAGAAGGTGGCGCTGTTTGCGGTGCCGGGCGCGTTTACCCCCACCTGCTCTAGCCGTCGTTGGCCCTGCTACGAGGAACTCTACGATGAATTCCGAGCGCTGGGGATTGACGAAGTGATTTGCCTATCGGTGAACGACGCCTTTGTGATGAACCAATGGGGCCACAAGGTGTTTTTGTTGCCGGACGGGTCGAGGGAATTGGCCCGTAAGGACAACTTCGGGTTTGGGATGCGGTCGTGGCGCTATGCCATGTACGTCAATGACGGCGTGACTTTCAGCGACGATTGCCCGCTGGACCCTCTGGAGGTTTCCGACGCCGATACCATGCTGTCTCCCGTCCTGCGATGA